One Pochonia chlamydosporia 170 chromosome 5, whole genome shotgun sequence DNA segment encodes these proteins:
- a CDS encoding heterokaryon incompatibility protein (HET) domain-containing protein has translation MALYKDHPLHHTDSIRLLTVHADNTAGDINVSIRTARLSAKPSFTALSYTWGSPVDERHPSYRKYDMLKYHISCAGERIAIYQNLFEALVQLRETQEQSPLWVDAICIDQRNDEERNHQLLLMPSIYHQASWVVIWLGRSDAANNGAIQTLNRLQDRILLASLSVNDDSACHTGRGGPRAIESLLIWVTQDNHKGVGYTTTSRGQN, from the coding sequence ATGGCATTGTATAAAGATCATCCGCTACACCATACAGATTCTATTCGGTTATTAACAGTACATGCTGACAATACAGCTGGCGACATCAACGTGAGCATAAGGACTGCTCGGCTTTCCGCCAAACCGAGCTTCACCGCCTTGTCCTATACCTGGGGTAGCCCAGTGGATGAGCGACATCCCTCTTATAGGAAGTATGACATGTTAAAATATCACATCTCTTGCGCTGGTGAGCGTATTGCTATCTACCAGAATTTGTTTGAAGCCTTAGTGCAGTTGCGTGAGACGCAAGAGCAGTCCCCACTTTGGGTAGATGCTATCTGTATTGACCAGAGGAACGATGAAGAGCGAAACCACCAACTCCTACTTATGCCTTCAATTTATCACCAGGCATCATGGGTAGTCATTTGGCTTGGTAGGAGTGATGCGGCCAACAACGGCGCTATTCAGACCTTGAATAGATTGCAAGATAGGATACTACTTGCGAGCTTGTCTGTCAATGATGACTCTGCTTGTCACACGGGACGGGGCGGTCCGAGAGCCATTGAGTCCCTCTTGATATGGGTTACACAGGATAACCACAAAGGCGTTGGTTACACAACAACATCACGAGGTCAGAATTAG
- a CDS encoding corA-like mg2+ transporter protein domain-containing protein: MPDAEEYIIGWICAIVTEYATAQEVLDNEHEAPESVPANDTSDYTLGSIGEQNVVVAVLPYVTPENYKRAIISLSRRYSSTSAFPGNNYADIGEWMLQERSLLSSAKPGEAATSFASKSEQSHDLVVVYNSDEKEWDVQHYNQGQHEALSAATSGPAEGFGQIVFIRGFISPSWMSVIGSKYNIDPEFFRRHMDFLSPSIDRHAYSIPSLASSSNNIFRLCVNTLLHRDDFGRQDLQSQRLDESTELRTYKAQQLGSTRVCCGDSLVREYSTVCSRFSVIEQWISLCFMKRDRGWAVIAWMDQGRPLEKSPPGPWTCHLESKATPLPVLQHHPKMAFRTTNNRLDPDANASAEVQQSGVILPLQYDSLIALVDLARRAPQDPLSMCIPLFAHAAFSEVQFLNLMESRIQTQMNAIVKGVLTDTLGTLQYFSNILNRHAQQLQDSIAALCKLAERRSHLLNEVKVEGLPPKSAGPTGSSVGKRRQIPGIETVQKCGSNSSDGSFTAKGLLNDYEQLCARCIDLSKMCTRGMTLAMNKATIEESSKAIEQSERLKKLTLLATFFIPLSFSSSLFSMNIDLLEQRVKFWWFFVLCIPITLLAYILYLWDFSAMRQF; this comes from the exons ATGCCCGACGCTGAAGAGTATATCATCGGCTGGATCTGCGCCATAGTGACTGAGTACGCTACTGCACAAGAAGTTCTCGACAACGAACACGAGGCACCGGAGTCTGTACCAGCAAACGATACCAGTGACTATACACTGGGTAGCATTGGGGAACAAAATGTTGTCGTCGCTGTGTTACCATATG TTACACCCGAAAATTACAAGCGAGCAATCATCTCGCTCTCAAGGAGATATTCAAGCACCTCTGCCTTCCCGGGAAACAACTACGCAGACATTGGCGAATGGATGCTACAAGAACGTAGTCTTCTCAGCTCAGCAAAACCGGGAGAAGCTGCAACCTCTTTCGCTTCCAAGTCCGAACAGTCTCACGATTTAGTTGTGGTATACAATAGCGATGAGAAGGAGTGGGACGTGCAACACTATAACCAGGGGCAGCATGAAGCCTTGTCCGCTGCCACTTCTGGTCCAGCGGAAGGTTTCGGTCAAATAGTCTTCATTCGAGGCTTCATATCACCATCATGGATGTCTGTCATTGGGAGCAAATACAACATTGATCCGGAATTCTTTAGGCGCCATATGGATTTTCTTTCCCCGAGCATTGACCGACATGCATACAGCATCCCATCACTGGCAAGTTCTTCAAATAACATATTTCGACTTTGTGTGAAcactcttcttcatcgcgATGATTTCGGAAGACAGGATCTTCAGTCGCAGCGGTTGGATGAATCCACGGAGCTTCGAACATACAAGGCACAACAACTTGGGTCCACTAGAGTCTGCTGCGGAGATTCGCTGGTGCGCGAGTACTCCACTGTGTGCTCAAGGTTCTCTGTGATCGAACAATGGATCTCACTTTGCTTTATGAAAAGAGATAGAGGCTGGGCTG TCATTGCCTGGATGGACCAAGGTAGACCGTTGGAAAAATCTCCTCCGGGGCCATGGACCTGCCACTTAGAATCCAAGGCTACACCACTACCAGtccttcaacaccacccgAAGATGGCATTTCGAACCACCAACAATCGTCTAGATCCAGATGCGAATGCTTCGGCAGAAGTTCAACAAAGCGGGGTCATTCTTCCCTTACAGTACGATTCACTGATTGCGCTTGTCGATCTGGCCCGTCGGGCGCCGCAAGATCCGCTTTCCATGTGTATCCCATTGTTCGCGCATGCCGCTTTCTCCGAAGTTCAGTTCTTGAATCTTATGGAGTCCAGAATCCAAACCCAGATGAACGCCATAGTCAAAGGAGTTCTAACTGACACATTGGGAACTCTTCAATACTTCTCCAACATTCTCAATCGACACGCCCAGCAGCTGCAAGATAGTATTGCTGCACTCTGCAAGTTGGCCGAGcgaagaagccatctttTGAATGAGGTCAAAGTGGAAGGTCTACCGCCGAAAAGTGCTGGGCCTACGGGTTCCAGTGTAGGCAAACGCCGGCAGATCCCAGGGATCGAGACGGTCCAAAAATGTGGTTCAAACAGTTCCGACGGTTCCTTCACAGCCAAGGGCCTATTGAACGATTACGAACAGCTCTGTGCTCGCTGCATCGACTTGTCAAAAATGTGCACTCGAGGCATGACTCTGGCAATGAACAAAGCTACGATTGAGGAATCCAGTAAGGCTATTGAGCAGTCTGAACGACTGAAGAAATTGACTTTGCTTGCAACGTTCTTCATTCCTCTTAGTTTTAGCTCCAGCCTGTTCAGTATGAATATTGACCTCCTTGAGCAGAGAGTGAagttttggtggttttttGTCTTGTGTATTCCAATCACTCTGCTTGCCTACATTCTTTACCTTTGGGACTTCTCGGCAATGAGGCAGTTTTAG